One window of the Anopheles cruzii chromosome 2, idAnoCruzAS_RS32_06, whole genome shotgun sequence genome contains the following:
- the LOC128278083 gene encoding NFU1 iron-sulfur cluster scaffold homolog, mitochondrial-like isoform X1, translated as MLRNTIKGVVSHRHSASMRWFSTMRHCIAGFDPIGYEHSCNVAKAALLKRTPLQFVWKRCMFIQTQDTPNPDSLKFLPGVTVLEAGQTMDFPTVSSAQCSPLAKLLFRIEGVRSVFFGGDFVTISKQEGAEWRVIKPEAFAVIMDFFASGLPVVKDAQPTSSTQINDEDDENVQMIKELLDTRIRPTVQEDGGDIIFMGFEDGVVKLKMQGSCSSCPSSIVTLKNGVQNMLQFYIPDVVSVEQVTDDVDEITEKEFTRLEKQINQKDEKSDEKL; from the exons atgcTGAGAAACACAATTAAAGGTGTGGTAAGCCATCGGCACAGTGCATCAATGCGGTG GTTCAGTACGATGCGGCATTGCATTGCAGGATTTGACCCGATCGGATATGAACATAGTTGCAACGTAGCAAAGGCTGCTCTGTTGAAACGAACTCCCTTGCAGTTCGTGTGGAAACGATGCATGTTTATACAAACTCAAGACACACCGAACCCAGATAGTTTAAAATTTCTGCCTGGTGTTACGGTTCTTGAGGCTGGTCAAACAATGGACTTTCCAACAGTTTCATCGGCTCAGTGCAGTCCGCTGGCCAAACTTCTGTTTCGAATTGAGGGTGTCCGTTCGGTGTTCTTTGGGGGCGACTTTGTGACAATATCTAAGCAAGAGGGTGCAGAATGGCGCGTTATCAAGCCGGAAGCATTCGCTGTGATCATGGACTTTTTTGCAAGCGGTTTACCTGTGGTGAAAGATGCAcagcccaccagcagcacacagatcaatgatgaagatgatgaaaaCGTACAAATGATAAAGGAACTACTCGACACGCGCATCAGGCCGACGGTACAAGAAGATGGAGGCGACATTATTTTTATGGGTTTTGAAGACGGTGTAGTGAAGCTTAAAATGCAGGGCTCGTGCTCCTCGTGTCCCAGCTCGATTGTGACCCTGAAAAATGGTGTCCAGAACATGCTTCAATTTTACATTCCCGACGTGGTATCCGTCGAACAAGTAACGGACGATGTGGATGAAATAACGGAAAAGGAATTTACGCGActcgaaaaacaaattaaccAAAAGGATGAGAAATCAGATGAAAAGCTTTAA
- the LOC128278083 gene encoding NFU1 iron-sulfur cluster scaffold homolog, mitochondrial-like isoform X2, with the protein MRHCIAGFDPIGYEHSCNVAKAALLKRTPLQFVWKRCMFIQTQDTPNPDSLKFLPGVTVLEAGQTMDFPTVSSAQCSPLAKLLFRIEGVRSVFFGGDFVTISKQEGAEWRVIKPEAFAVIMDFFASGLPVVKDAQPTSSTQINDEDDENVQMIKELLDTRIRPTVQEDGGDIIFMGFEDGVVKLKMQGSCSSCPSSIVTLKNGVQNMLQFYIPDVVSVEQVTDDVDEITEKEFTRLEKQINQKDEKSDEKL; encoded by the coding sequence ATGCGGCATTGCATTGCAGGATTTGACCCGATCGGATATGAACATAGTTGCAACGTAGCAAAGGCTGCTCTGTTGAAACGAACTCCCTTGCAGTTCGTGTGGAAACGATGCATGTTTATACAAACTCAAGACACACCGAACCCAGATAGTTTAAAATTTCTGCCTGGTGTTACGGTTCTTGAGGCTGGTCAAACAATGGACTTTCCAACAGTTTCATCGGCTCAGTGCAGTCCGCTGGCCAAACTTCTGTTTCGAATTGAGGGTGTCCGTTCGGTGTTCTTTGGGGGCGACTTTGTGACAATATCTAAGCAAGAGGGTGCAGAATGGCGCGTTATCAAGCCGGAAGCATTCGCTGTGATCATGGACTTTTTTGCAAGCGGTTTACCTGTGGTGAAAGATGCAcagcccaccagcagcacacagatcaatgatgaagatgatgaaaaCGTACAAATGATAAAGGAACTACTCGACACGCGCATCAGGCCGACGGTACAAGAAGATGGAGGCGACATTATTTTTATGGGTTTTGAAGACGGTGTAGTGAAGCTTAAAATGCAGGGCTCGTGCTCCTCGTGTCCCAGCTCGATTGTGACCCTGAAAAATGGTGTCCAGAACATGCTTCAATTTTACATTCCCGACGTGGTATCCGTCGAACAAGTAACGGACGATGTGGATGAAATAACGGAAAAGGAATTTACGCGActcgaaaaacaaattaaccAAAAGGATGAGAAATCAGATGAAAAGCTTTAA
- the LOC128267539 gene encoding catalase-like — MSRNPAENQLNLFKEAQKDKTKCTTSNGAPVGTHSATSTVGPRGPVLLQDVHLIDELAHFDRERIPERVVHAKGAGAFGYFEVTHDITQYCAAKLFEKVGKKTQLGVRFSTVGGESGSADTARDPRGFAVKFYTDDGIWDMVGNNTPIFFIRDPILFPSFIHTQKRNPSTHLKDPDMFWDFMTLRPETTHQLLFLFADRGIPDGYRFMNGYGSHTYKLVNADGKPIYCKFHFKTDQGIKNMDTKRADELSGSDPDYSIRDLYNAIAKKEFPSWTLKVQLMTFEQAEKVPFNPFDLTKIWPQSDFPLHPVGRMVLDRNPSNYFAEVEQAAFAPSNLVPGIEPSPDKMLQARLFAYADTHRHRVGANHLQLPVNCPYRVATRNYQRDGPMNSTDNQAGAPNYFPNSFSGPEVCPYARKLQNPPMHVSGDVQRYESGDEDNFSQATTFYRRVLDDAARRRLVNNIVGHLGNASPFLQERAVKNLAMVDAEFGRQLTEGLKLQRSSNL, encoded by the coding sequence GACAAAACCAAGTGTACAACCAGCAATGGTGCTCCAGTCGGTACGCACTCCGCAACGTCTACggtcggcccccggggcccagTTCTTCTGCAGGATGTGCACCTAATCGACGAGCTGGCGCACTTTGACCGAGAGCGTATTCCGGAGCGTGTCGTGCATGCCAAGGGAGCCGGAGCGTTCGGTTACTTCGAAGTAACGCACGACATTACCCAGTACTGTGCGGCCAAGCTGTTCGAAAAGGTCGGCAAGAAGACGCAGCTTGGCGTCCGCTTCTCAACCGTCGGTGGAGAAAGTGGTTCGGCAGATACGGCGCGCGATCCTCGCGGTTTTGCCGTTAAGTTCTATACCGACGATGGCATCTGGGATATGGTCGGTAATAATACGCCCATCTTCTTCATCCGCGATCCGATACTGTTCCCCAGCTTCATCCACACGCAGAAGCGCAACCCATCGACCCACCTTAAGGACCCGGACATGTTCTGGGACTTTATGACCCTGCGCCCAGAAACGACGCACCAGCTGCTGTTCCTCTTTGCAGACCGCGGTATTCCGGACGGCTACCGGTTCATGAACGGCTACGGCTCGCACACCTATAAGTTGGTGAACGCCGACGGTAAACCGATCTACTGCAAGTTCCACTTTAAAACCGACCAGGGCATCAAGAACATGGATACCAAGCGTGCGGACGAGCTCTCCGGTTCCGATCCGGATTACAGCATTCGCGATCTGTACAACGCGATCGCCAAGAAAGAGTTCCCGAGTTGGACGCTCAAGGTGCAGCTGATGACATTTGAACAGGCAGAAAAGGTACCGTTCAATCCGTTCGATCTTACCAAGATATGGCCGCAAAGCGATTTCCCGCTGCACCCCGTCGGACGTATGGTACTAGATCGCAATCCAAGTAACTACTTCGCCGAAGTAGAACAAGCGGCGTTCGCGCCGTCGAATCTGGTGCCCGGTATTGAACCATCGCCGGACAAGATGCTGCAGGCACGTCTTTTCGCGTACGCTGACACCCACCGTCACCGCGTCGGGGCAAACCACTTGCAGCTGCCAGTTAACTGTCCTTACCGCGTGGCGACGCGCAATTACCAGCGCGACGGTCCCATGAACAGCACCGACAATCAGGCAGGCGCCCCGAACTACTTCCCCAACTCTTTCAGCGGCCCGGAAGTATGCCCGTATGCGCGTAAGCTGCAGAATCCGCCGATGCACGTATCGGGCGATGTCCAACGTTATGAGAGCGGGGATGAAGACAACTTCTCGCAGGCGACTACCTTCTACCGCCGCGTGCTGGACGATGCTGCGCGTCGTCGGCTTGTCAACAACATTGTTGGGCATCTGGGGAACGCGTCTCCGTTCCTGCAGGAGCGCGCAGTAAAGAACTTAGCCATGGTAGACGCTGAGTTTGGACGCCAGTTGACGGAGGGTCTGAAGCTGCAGCGTTCCTCAAACCTCTAA